From the genome of Brassica oleracea var. oleracea cultivar TO1000 chromosome C4, BOL, whole genome shotgun sequence:
TTTGTTAAACGGAAGGAGTAAAGTTTGATCAAAGAATAGCGTGGGAGGATAGCATACCAGTCAAACATGCTCTGCAATATGCAGCAGTTCAGGGTCCACTCAAGGGTCTTTGTCAATACAAGGTGGTGATGTTGCGTCCCATGTGGAGCAGATTTGACTACAGGAGCAGCACCAGGGATCCAATGGGAGATCGGGAAAGAAAGCAAACCTTTGTTGACCATTCTGATCAAGTAGTTTTCTTTCCGCATAAGGTGCATAACAATATCATGAGCTGAAAGATCCTTCACCATGCAAAGGCGCTGTGAGCTTTGTAACTGAACAACCTTTTCAAGGACTGTTTCCCATGGCATAGTCAGGATTTCGTTGTCTGTGACATGGAGACTACAAATTCACAAACACTCAATAAGAAAATAGATTATGGTCTACAAAGTGTGTTTGTTCTAACTATTTATAACTTACCTGTTGTAGTAAAAGTGCCGGGAGTCCAAAGTATCCTTCAACTGGGCGAAGAACCTTAAGAAGCAGAAGAGCCAGTAGACAGAGAAGAGAGCCAAATATCCAACGATGATAGCCATTGTGAGCGTGAAAGGGGACAAAGGATGCTCATGGATAACCTCTTTGACAAGATCGCATGGCTTAGTCCCAGATTCAACAACATCCATTCCACATTTTGCATTCTTAAGACCACGCTAATACCACTGTTATAGTACCAGAGACACATGATAAAGCCAAGGCTTAGAAGCTCAACAGCCCACTTTACTATAATACACCAGAGGCCTTTGTCTATGTAGTAGCTGTAGAGCCTCTCGAAGAAGAGATCCAAATCAGAAATGGGCTGAACAGTTAAGCTCTCTCCGTTAAAAAGTCCAGACGGGTTCTCTCTGCCGGGACTTGGTACTTCACCGCAGTTAGATAGCTCAATCGCAGTTAGATAGCTCAATCACTTGCCATTTTAAAAAGTTGAATACGTTTGGAGCCTTTTACCCTGTACTCATCATTTGTAAAGACTGCCGATTGATCAACAAAGCCAGTCCATTACCTGTTTTACCACGTGGGGGTATTAAGAGCGAAGTGCCTCACGAGAATGCAGCTACAAATCCTGCGTCAAACAATAAAGCATCATGACAGATAAAAAATGTACCCACTGTTGGAGCTAGAATCAGATAAAATGAAAATAAATGAAGCACAAAGGCAGATCAGATACTTAGAACCAGACATACAGACCAGACCAAGATAGGGAACTTGTGAGTTGTGGCATTTTTAATTACTGTCTACCATGATTCTAGATATAAAGTACCCACCTAACCTTTTCCTACTAAGATTACTATTCACCAATTAAAACATTTCCTTTATTATTCAACACATAGCATTCTCGCACTGGCAGTGATACAGCCTCAGAATCACACCTTAGCTTATCTCACAAGAAATCAAAACCTACGGCTTAAATGGATTGAAGATCACCACTCAAAGATGTGAAGGCTTTGAGATAAGATCATGAACCAGAATCTAAATGAATCACACACAAAGATAAAGGTTCCACACTTGCATCCTAAGAAAGAATCTCACATAACTTAGAAATAACAAGAACAAACATAAAAGCTCTCAAGAGAAAATATCACTTTCTATTCAATACTCAAGTCTGTCTTTGCAATGAAATGAGAGGAGCTTTATATATAGCTCTTGGACAAGATCAAAGACATAATGAAGGGCGGATTTTTAGGACAAATTGTAATTAAGAGAGAATCAAATGACTGGTCAAAAGGGCTGTTCTCAAGGGATTGAAATCTGCTTATTAAGGAGATGTTGACCACGCCTTTAATACCTTTGATCCACATCTTTATTAGCTGATAAAGAGGCTTAAGTGGTGGCCTTTGTTTGGAGACATCCTACTGAATAAAACGAACCATGAGTTTGATGTCGTCTAGGTTCATCCGAGTCCAAACATGGAAAGTCTTGTCTACTTTATGAGCAGTGGATTTGATGCCCGCATCAGGCAGGATCTATAGATAATGCAGCACATGCTTAGCAATATGAGAAAGCACTCAAACACAGAGTAGAGAGTAATCTATACTCAACCGAGAGAGGCCGAAACAAGGTTTAAGCACATAAACAATACTCCTTGATCAAACCCAATTCCCTTACACCAAACGAAGAAGAGTGATTCAATCAGGAGCCACACAAAATTGAAACGGCCAAACCCAATACCTAACAGGATATACGACGAACTAATAAAGTTTCCAACTTTATCTGATAAGTAGAAACAAAAAGATCAAAACTTTACCAGCGACCCACAAAAGGAAACGGCGCAGAGAGAGACGTGAAAAGCGAAGGTTCAGCTATGAGAACAAAACTTACTCACAACTTGTTGTTCAAGGGCGGTGGAAATACGATGAAAAGAGAAGAGAGAATTGATCGATGGAGAAGAAGAAGAAGAATGGAATTGGGTTTGCGTGGAGGAAGAAATGAGTGAATAAAATATTGATTTTTTATGCTTGGACGACTTGTTTTCGATTTCCGTTTAAATAAGTAAACTAGGAAAACCCTAATTTCTCAGAGGTCCCGGATCTCTGCGAGAGCCAACGACAAGTGACCAAATATATGCGGAAATCATGAAAAGATAACAAACGAGTTTAGAGAAAACAGTAGATCTTATTTCGAGTCCGCGTAAGAGCGTTGCGATCATTACAAGAGATCATAAAAGCTTTGGCCGCAAAGACTGTCAGCGAGTTACTTAGTTCTAGCGGCCTAAAAGCTCAAACCTAATTGAGTCGCAGCTCGAAAACAAAAGACGAAAAAGATACATAAAAGGTTTTTGATTGATTTCGGACTGAACCTTGTTAAAGGCTGCCTACGTACCCCTTTCGAGGATCAAGCCGAACGTAATTCAATTGATAGAGCTGGACAAGAGACCGAACTGCNNNNNNNNNNNNNNNNNNNNNNNNNNNNNNNNNNNNNNNNNNNNNNNNNNNNNNNNNNNNNNNNNNNNNNNNNNNNNNNNNNNNNNNNNNNNNNNNNNNNNNNNNNNNNNNNNNNNNNNNNNNNNNNNNNNNNNNNNNNNNNNNNNNNNNNNNNNNNNNNNNNNNNNNNNNNNNNNNNNNNNNNNNNNNNNNNNNNNNNNNNNNNNGGTCGCTACGTAGCGACCAAGCTTTGGCTCGAGCTCGGTCACTACGTAACGACCGAGCCTTGGCTTGAGCTTGGTCGCTACGTAGCGACCAAGCGGGACGATCCCTCGGTCACTACGTAGAAACCGAGCTTTGGCTCGAGCTCGGTCGCTACGTAGCGACCGAGCGGGACGAGCGCTCGGTCACTACGTAGCGACCGAACTTGGCCGAGCTCGGTCGCTACGTAGCGACCGAGCGGGACGAGCGCTCGGTCGCTACGTAGCGACCGAGCTTGGCCGAGCTCGGTCCCTATGTAGCGACCAAGCGGGACGAACGCTCGGTCGCTACATAGCGATCGAGCTTTGGCTCGAGCTCGGTCGCTACGTAGCGATCGAGCTTTGGCTTGAGCTCGGTTGCTATGTAGCGACTGAGCGGGACGAGCGCTCGGTCGCTACGTAGCGACCGAGCTTTGGCTCGAGCTCGGTCGCTACGTAGCGACCGAGCTTGGCTGAGCTCGATTGCTACGTAGCGACCGAGCGAGACGGACGCTCGGTCGCTACGTAGCAACCGAGCTTGGCTCGGGCTCGGTTGCTACGTAGCGACCAAGCGAGACGAACGCTCGGTCGCTACGTAGCGACCGAGCTTTGGTTCGAGCTATCGGCCCGGACTTGGTTGCTACGTAGCGACCGGACGGCGTGTATGCGCAGTAATTACGCAACGACCGAGCCTGGGTTGTTTGGTTTGAATCTTTAAGGATANNNNNNNNNNNNNNNNNNNNNNNNNNNNNNNNNNNNNNNNNNNNNNNNNNNNNNNNNNNNNNNNNNNNNNNNNNNNNNNNNNNNNNNNNNNNNNNNNNNNNNNNNNNNNNNNNNNNNNNNNNNNNNNNNNNNNNNNNNNNNNNNNNNNNNNNNNNNNNNNNNNNNNNNNNNNNNNNNNNNNNNNNNNNNNNNNNNNNNNNNNNNNNNNNNNNNNNNNNNNNNNNNNNNNNNNNNNNNNNNNNNNNNNNNNNNNNNNNNNNNNNNNNNNNNNNNNNNNNNNNNNNNNNNNNNNNNNNNNNNNNNNNNNNNNNNNNNNNNNNNNNNNNNNNNNNNNNNNNNNNNNNNNNNNNNNNNNNNNNNNNNNNNNNNNNNNNNNNNNNNNNNNNNNNNNNNNNNNNNNNNNNNNNNNNNNNNNNNNNNNNNNNNNNNNNNNNNNNNNNNNNNNNNNNNNNNNNNNNNNNNNNNNNNNNNNNNNNNNNNNNNNNNNNNNNNNNNNNNNNNNNNNNNNNNNNNNNNNNNNNNNNNNNNNNNNNNNNNNNNNNNNNNNNNNNNNNNNNNNNNNNNNNNNNNNNNNNNNNNNNNNNNNNNNNNNNNNNNNNNNNNNNNNNNNNNNNNNNNNNNNNNNNNNNNNNNNNNNNNNNNNNNNNNNNNNNNNNNNNNNNNNNNNNNNNNNNNNNNNNNNNNNNNNNNNNNNNNNNNNNNNNNNNNNNNNNNNNNNNNNNNNNNNNNNNNNNNNNNNNNNNNNNNNNNNNNNNNNNNNNNNNNNNNNNNNNNNNNNNNNNNNNNNNNNNNNNNNNNNNNNNNNNNNNNNNNNNNNNNNNNNNNNNNNNNNNNNNNNNNNNNNNNNNNNNNNNNNNNNNNNNNNNNNNNNNNNNNNNNNNNNNNNNNNNNNNNNNNNNNNNNNNNNNNNNNNNNNNNNNNNNNNNNNNNNNNNNNNNNNNNNNNNNNNNNNNNNNNNNNNNNNNNNNNNNNNNNNNNNNNNNNNNNNNNNNNNNNNNNNNNNNNNNNNNNNNNNNNNNNNNNNNNNNNNNNNNNNNNNNNNNNNNNNNNNNNNNNNNNNNNNNNNNNNNNNNNNNNNNNNNNNNNNNNNNNNNNNNNNNNNNNNNNNNNNNNNNNNNNNNNNNNNNNNNNNNNNNNNNNNNNNNNNNNNNNNNNNNNNNNNNNNNNNNNNNNNNNNNNNNNNNNNNNNNNNNNNNNNNNNNNNNNNNNNNNNNNNNNNNNNNNNNNNNNNNNNNNNNNNNNNNNNNNNNNNNNNNNNNNNNNNNNNNNNNNNNNNNNNNNNNNNNNNNNNNNNNNNNNNNNNNNNNNNNNNNNNNNNNNNNNNNNNNNNNNNNNNNNNNNNNNNNNNNNNNNNNNNNNNNNNNNNNNNNNNNNNNNNNNNNNNNNNNNNNNNNNNNNNNNNNNNNNNNNNNNNNNNNNNNNNNNNNNNNNNNNNNNNNNNNNNNNNNNNNNNNNNNNNNNNNNNNNNNNNNNNNNNNNNNNNNNNNNNNNNNNNNNNNNNNNNNNNNNNNNNNNNNNNNNNNNNNNNNNNNNNNNNNNNNNNNNNNNNNNNNNNNNNNNNNNNNNNNNNNNNNNNNNNNNNNNNNNNNNNNNNNNNNNNNNNNNNNNNNNNNNNNNNNNNNNNNNNNNNNNNNNNNNNNNNNNNNNNNNNNNNNNNNNNNNNNNNNNNNNNNNNNNNNNNNNNNNNNNNNNNNNNNNNNNNNNNNNNNNNNNNNNNNNNNNNNNNNNNNNNNNNNNNNNNNNNNNNNNNNNNNNNNNNNNNNNNNNNNNNNNNNNNNNNNNNNNNNNNNNNNNNNNNNNNNNNNNNNNNNNNNNNNNNNNNNNNNNNNNNNNNNNNNNNNNNNNNNNNNNNNNNNNNNNNNNNNNNNNNNNNNNNNNNNNNNNNNNNNNNNNNNNNNNNNNNNNNNNNNNNNNNNNNNNNNNNNNNNNNNNNNNNNNNNNTTTTAAGACGACGTTCGTGTCTCTAGTTTCTTCTTTCTTTAGGAAGTGAGATGAGTGTGCTTGAATGCGTGGCGATCGTTTCTCGGTTGTACGAGAGATTGGATCGGTTTGCGAGTTTTGCCTGAACAGTTAGAGAACAATAGATCGAGATAGAAAAATTGCCTACGACTTAGCTTGCTAGACTATCCACCTAAATTCTAAGTTCCCTAGGGTTTTCGGCAGTTTCCAAGACGTTTTCATTCCTTTCCTACGAGAAATTTGGAGTCTAATAAAATTTTCAAATCAGAAATACCTTAGTCTCGTCGATGATTTGGGGCTGCCTCTTCCTTGTTATTCTCGTGTCTTCTGACTTATTCTCGTACGAATCGATTTTGACGAAATACCAACGAGAATTTCGGAGTGAAAAAGGGATTTCAACATCCGAGTTTATGTTCTCGTTTCTTCGTACTGCTGGTTTTACTTAACTTACTAGGTGTGCTTTGTATATCGTTGAAAAATCCATCTGATGTTTATGATTAGATGTTTTCGACTCAACGTGGCAGAAGTTTATAAAACCGGATTGCGTTTAGAGAGTTCAAATTTCTCGTATAGTTTAGGCAACTTTGGCGTTTAAGTCGACCGTTGCCGTTTTAGACGATCGATTCGATCAGTATATGAAAAACAAGTCTTTGCTGTTTTTATCGTAAAATCAAGACGAAACAAAAATCTGCGCGATGGAGACTTGAGAGAGAAGCTCGAGGAGTGGTCCAGCTCGCCATTGGGCGAGCTGTGTGAGCTCTCTCAGCTCGCCACACGGCGAGCTGATGCGGACAGTCTCGATTCGTCGAGCTGACTTGTTTTCGTCGTAAAATCTCAACGGAAAGTCTGATTAAGACAAAACGAAAAGCTGTACGATCGAGACTGGAGAGAGAAGCTTGAGGGGTGATCCAGGTTGCCATAGGGCGAGCTGAATGAGCCCTCTCAGCTTCGTCGAGCTGACTTGTTTTCGTCGTAAAATCTCAACGGAAAGTCCGATCGAGGCGAAACGAAAAGCTGTACGATCGAGACTGAAGAGAGAAGCTCGAGGGGTGATCCAGGTCGCCATAGGGCGAGCTTAATGAGCCCTCTCAGCTTGCCACACGGCGAGCTGATGCGGACAGTCTTGATTCGTCGAGCCAACTTGTTTTCATCGTAAAATCTCAACGGAAAGTTCGATTAAGACGAAACGAAAAGCAGTACGATTGAGACTGGAGAGAGAAGCTCTAGGGGTGATCCAGGTCGCCATAGGGCGAGCTGAATGAGCCCTCTCAGCTCGCCACATGGCGAGCTGATGCGGACAGTCTTGATTCGTCGAGCCAACTTGTTTTCGTCGTAAAATCTCAACGGAAAGTTCGATTAAGACGAAACGAAAAGCTGTACGATCGAGGATTCAAAGGAGAATGTAAAGGAGGACCCCTTTGAGGCCTGACGGGTCGCTATAGCGAGTGAGGATGTCATCTCTGTCGCTATAGCGAGTGAAAGGGAGCCGAGACGAGTTCCACTTGTTTTCGTCGTAAAATCTCAACGGAAACTCCGATTGAGACGAAACGAAAAGCGTTTCGATGAGGATTCAAAGGAGAACGCAAAGGAGAACCCCTCGGAGGCCTTACAGGTCGCTACGTAGCGACTGACGGTCTGACAGGTTGCTACGTAGCGAGTGGAAGCAAGCCAAGAAGAGTCCTACTTGTTTTCGTCGTAAAATCTCAACGGAAACTCCGATTGAGACGAAACAGTGGAAGCAAGCCAAGAAGAGTCCTACTTGTTTTCGTCGTAAAATCTCAACGGAAACTCCGATTGAGATGAAACGAAAAGCGTTTCGATGAGGATTCAAAAGAGAACCCAAAGGAGGACCTTTCTTAAACTTTACAGGTCGCTACGTAGCGAGTGGAGAGTTGGCTTCAGCTCGGTCGCTACGTAGCGACCGAGCAGTGTGCGTGCTCGGTCGCTACATAGCGACCGATCAGCGTGTGTGGGCTCGGTCGCTACGTAGCGACCGAGC
Proteins encoded in this window:
- the LOC106336607 gene encoding autophagy-related protein 9-like is translated as MDVVESGTKPCDLVKEVIHEHPLSPFTLTMAIIVGYLALFSVYWLFCFLRFFAQLKDTLDSRHFYYNSLHVTDNEILTMPWETVLEKVVQLQSSQRLCMVKDLSAHDIVMHLMRKENYLIRMVNKGLLSFPISHWIPGAAPVVKSAPHGTQHHHLVLTKTLEWTLNCCILQSMFDWYAILPRYSLIKLYSFRLTNIYLYILKY